Proteins from a genomic interval of Brucella intermedia LMG 3301:
- a CDS encoding ABC transporter substrate-binding protein, protein MLKAILFAGVASVIAALPAQAKEWKEIRIATEGAYPPFNFVAADGSLQGLDVEIAEALCKAMDAKCTIVANDWDGMIPGLKSNKFDAVVASMSITEERKKEVTFTDKYYSTPLSVAVPKDSPITSLDAEAFKGKTIGAQGSTTQGNYAEDVYGKAGADVKLYPTADEANADLKSGRLDAVVSDKFPISDWIKGDGAGCCKLIGDIPNTQTDTGIALRQGDDDLREQFNAAIKKIRDDGTYATIVKKYFDFDIY, encoded by the coding sequence ATGCTGAAAGCCATCCTGTTTGCAGGCGTTGCATCTGTAATCGCTGCCTTGCCAGCGCAGGCCAAGGAATGGAAGGAAATCCGCATCGCGACGGAAGGTGCATATCCACCTTTCAATTTTGTCGCCGCGGATGGTTCGCTTCAGGGTCTGGATGTCGAAATTGCCGAGGCCCTGTGCAAGGCGATGGACGCCAAGTGCACCATCGTCGCCAACGACTGGGACGGGATGATACCCGGACTGAAGTCGAACAAGTTCGATGCGGTCGTCGCCTCGATGAGCATCACGGAAGAGCGCAAGAAAGAAGTCACCTTCACCGACAAGTATTACTCCACGCCGCTTTCCGTTGCCGTGCCGAAGGACAGCCCGATCACATCCTTGGATGCGGAGGCCTTCAAGGGAAAGACGATTGGTGCTCAAGGGTCGACCACGCAGGGTAACTATGCCGAGGATGTCTACGGCAAGGCCGGTGCCGACGTGAAGCTTTATCCGACTGCCGATGAAGCCAACGCAGACCTGAAAAGCGGACGCCTTGATGCAGTCGTTTCCGACAAGTTCCCGATCTCCGACTGGATCAAGGGTGACGGCGCGGGTTGCTGCAAGCTTATTGGCGATATTCCCAATACGCAGACCGATACCGGGATAGCGTTGCGTCAGGGCGATGACGACCTGCGCGAACAATTCAACGCAGCAATCAAGAAAATTCGCGACGATGGTACCTATGCCACGATCGTGAAGAAATATTTCGACTTCGACATCTACTGA
- a CDS encoding ABC transporter substrate-binding protein, with amino-acid sequence MLKSIVLAGLASVFLALPVQAKEWKEIRIASEGAYPPFNYMSPDGKLEGFDLDIANALCEAMEAKCTIVANDWDGMIPGLQANKFDAVIASMAITEEREKQVAFTDRYYTTPLAVVVPKDTDITSLDPSAFDGKTVGAQAGTTQGNYADDVYSKAGADVKLYPTADEANADLESGRLDAIAADKFLAADWLKKQGADCCKFLGDIPGSETKIAVALRKGDDDLREQFNAAIKKIREDGTYETIRKKYFDFDIY; translated from the coding sequence ATGTTGAAATCAATTGTGCTGGCCGGTCTGGCCTCAGTCTTTCTCGCTTTGCCGGTTCAGGCGAAGGAATGGAAAGAAATCCGTATCGCCAGCGAAGGCGCATATCCTCCGTTCAACTACATGTCTCCAGACGGCAAGCTTGAAGGTTTCGATCTCGATATCGCCAATGCGCTTTGCGAAGCGATGGAAGCGAAATGCACGATCGTCGCGAATGACTGGGACGGCATGATCCCCGGTTTGCAGGCCAACAAGTTCGACGCAGTCATTGCTTCGATGGCTATCACCGAAGAGCGTGAAAAGCAGGTGGCCTTCACGGACCGCTACTACACGACACCGCTTGCGGTTGTCGTGCCGAAGGACACGGACATCACCTCGCTTGATCCGTCGGCATTCGACGGGAAAACGGTAGGCGCGCAGGCCGGCACCACGCAGGGCAACTATGCCGACGACGTCTACAGCAAGGCGGGCGCGGACGTGAAGCTCTACCCGACCGCCGACGAAGCCAATGCCGATCTTGAAAGCGGCCGTCTTGATGCCATCGCCGCCGACAAGTTTCTCGCCGCCGACTGGCTGAAGAAGCAGGGCGCAGATTGCTGCAAGTTCCTTGGTGATATTCCCGGTTCCGAAACGAAGATCGCGGTTGCCCTTCGCAAGGGTGATGATGATCTGCGCGAGCAGTTCAACGCGGCGATCAAGAAGATCCGTGAAGACGGCACCTACGAAACGATCCGCAAGAAGTATTTCGATTTCGACATCTATTGA